The following are from one region of the Myotis daubentonii chromosome 2, mMyoDau2.1, whole genome shotgun sequence genome:
- the HNRNPA1 gene encoding heterogeneous nuclear ribonucleoprotein A1 isoform X3, with the protein MSKSESPKEPEQLRKLFIGGLSFETTDESLRSHFEQWGTLTDCVVMRDPNTKRSRGFGFVTYATVEEVDAAMNARPHKVDGRVVEPKRAVSREDSQRPGAHLTVKKIFVGGIKEDTEEHHLRDYFEQYGKIEVIEIMTDRGSGKKRGFAFVTFDDHDSVDKIVIQKYHTVNGHNCEVRKALSKQEMASASSSQRGRSGSGNFGGGRGGGFGGNDNFGRGGNFSGRGGFGGSRGGGGYGGSGDGYNGFGNDGSNFGGGGSYNDFGNYNNQSSNFGPMKGGNFGGRSSGPYGGGGQYFAKPRNQGGYGGSSSSSSYGSGRRF; encoded by the exons ATGTCTAAGTCTGAG TCTCCCAAGGAGCCGGAGCAGCTGCGGAAGCTCTTTATCGGAGGTTTGAGCTTTGAAACAACTGATGAGAGTCTGAGGAGCCATTTTGAGCAATGGGGAACGCTCACGGACTGTGTG GTGATGAGAGATCCAAACACCAAGCGCTCCAGAGGCTTTGGGTTTGTCACCTATGCCACCGTGGAGGAGGTGGACGCAGCCATGAACGCGAGGCCACACAAGGTGGACGGAAGAGTGGTGGAACCAAAGAGGGCTGTCTCGAGAGAA GATTCTCAAAGACCTGGTGCCCACTTAACTGTGAAAAAGATTTTTGTCGGGGGTATTAAAGAAGACACTGAAGAACATCACCTAAGAGATTATTTTGAACAGTATGGGAAAATAGAAGTGATTGAAATCATGACTGACCGAGGCAGTGGCAAAAAGAGAGGCTTTGCTTTTGTAACCTTTGACGACCATGACTCTGTAGACAAGATTGTCA TTCAGAAATACCATACTGTGAATGGCCACAACTGTGAAGTAAGGAAAGCTCTGTCTAAGCAAGAGATGGCTAGTGCTTCGTCCAGCCAAAGAG GTCGAAGTGGTTCTGGAAACTTCGGAGGTGGTCGTGGAGGTGGTTTTGGTGGAAACGACAACTTTGGACGTGGAGGAAACTTCAGTGGGCGAG GTGGCTTTGGTGGCAGCCGTGGTGGCGGTGGATATGGTGGCAGTGGAGATGGCTATAATGGATTTGGTAATGATG GAAGCAATTTTGGAGGTGGTGGAAGCTACAATGATTTTGGCAATTACAACAATCAATCTTCAAATTTTGGGCCTATGAAAGGAGGAAACTTTGGAGGCAGAAGCTCTGGCCCTTATGGTGGTGGAGGTCAATATTTTGCCAAACCACGAAACCAAG GTGGCTATGGCGgttccagcagcagcagtagctaCGGCAGTGGCAGAAGGTTTTAA
- the HNRNPA1 gene encoding heterogeneous nuclear ribonucleoprotein A1 isoform X2, with protein MSKSESPKEPEQLRKLFIGGLSFETTDESLRSHFEQWGTLTDCVVMRDPNTKRSRGFGFVTYATVEEVDAAMNARPHKVDGRVVEPKRAVSREDSQRPGAHLTVKKIFVGGIKEDTEEHHLRDYFEQYGKIEVIEIMTDRGSGKKRGFAFVTFDDHDSVDKIVIQKYHTVNGHNCEVRKALSKQEMASASSSQRGRSGSGNFGGGRGGGFGGNDNFGRGGNFSGRGGFGGSRGGGGYGGSGDGYNGFGNDALFPFLGSNFGGGGSYNDFGNYNNQSSNFGPMKGGNFGGRSSGPYGGGGQYFAKPRNQGGYGGSSSSSSYGSGRRF; from the exons ATGTCTAAGTCTGAG TCTCCCAAGGAGCCGGAGCAGCTGCGGAAGCTCTTTATCGGAGGTTTGAGCTTTGAAACAACTGATGAGAGTCTGAGGAGCCATTTTGAGCAATGGGGAACGCTCACGGACTGTGTG GTGATGAGAGATCCAAACACCAAGCGCTCCAGAGGCTTTGGGTTTGTCACCTATGCCACCGTGGAGGAGGTGGACGCAGCCATGAACGCGAGGCCACACAAGGTGGACGGAAGAGTGGTGGAACCAAAGAGGGCTGTCTCGAGAGAA GATTCTCAAAGACCTGGTGCCCACTTAACTGTGAAAAAGATTTTTGTCGGGGGTATTAAAGAAGACACTGAAGAACATCACCTAAGAGATTATTTTGAACAGTATGGGAAAATAGAAGTGATTGAAATCATGACTGACCGAGGCAGTGGCAAAAAGAGAGGCTTTGCTTTTGTAACCTTTGACGACCATGACTCTGTAGACAAGATTGTCA TTCAGAAATACCATACTGTGAATGGCCACAACTGTGAAGTAAGGAAAGCTCTGTCTAAGCAAGAGATGGCTAGTGCTTCGTCCAGCCAAAGAG GTCGAAGTGGTTCTGGAAACTTCGGAGGTGGTCGTGGAGGTGGTTTTGGTGGAAACGACAACTTTGGACGTGGAGGAAACTTCAGTGGGCGAG GTGGCTTTGGTGGCAGCCGTGGTGGCGGTGGATATGGTGGCAGTGGAGATGGCTATAATGGATTTGGTAATGATG CCCTCTTTCCATTCCTAGGAAGCAATTTTGGAGGTGGTGGAAGCTACAATGATTTTGGCAATTACAACAATCAATCTTCAAATTTTGGGCCTATGAAAGGAGGAAACTTTGGAGGCAGAAGCTCTGGCCCTTATGGTGGTGGAGGTCAATATTTTGCCAAACCACGAAACCAAG GTGGCTATGGCGgttccagcagcagcagtagctaCGGCAGTGGCAGAAGGTTTTAA
- the HNRNPA1 gene encoding heterogeneous nuclear ribonucleoprotein A1 isoform X1 has protein sequence MSKSESPKEPEQLRKLFIGGLSFETTDESLRSHFEQWGTLTDCVVMRDPNTKRSRGFGFVTYATVEEVDAAMNARPHKVDGRVVEPKRAVSREDSQRPGAHLTVKKIFVGGIKEDTEEHHLRDYFEQYGKIEVIEIMTDRGSGKKRGFAFVTFDDHDSVDKIVIQKYHTVNGHNCEVRKALSKQEMASASSSQRGRSGSGNFGGGRGGGFGGNDNFGRGGNFSGRGGFGGSRGGGGYGGSGDGYNGFGNDGGYGGGGPGYSGGSRGYGSGGQGYGNQGSGYGGSGSYDSYNNGGGGGGFGGGSGSNFGGGGSYNDFGNYNNQSSNFGPMKGGNFGGRSSGPYGGGGQYFAKPRNQGGYGGSSSSSSYGSGRRF, from the exons ATGTCTAAGTCTGAG TCTCCCAAGGAGCCGGAGCAGCTGCGGAAGCTCTTTATCGGAGGTTTGAGCTTTGAAACAACTGATGAGAGTCTGAGGAGCCATTTTGAGCAATGGGGAACGCTCACGGACTGTGTG GTGATGAGAGATCCAAACACCAAGCGCTCCAGAGGCTTTGGGTTTGTCACCTATGCCACCGTGGAGGAGGTGGACGCAGCCATGAACGCGAGGCCACACAAGGTGGACGGAAGAGTGGTGGAACCAAAGAGGGCTGTCTCGAGAGAA GATTCTCAAAGACCTGGTGCCCACTTAACTGTGAAAAAGATTTTTGTCGGGGGTATTAAAGAAGACACTGAAGAACATCACCTAAGAGATTATTTTGAACAGTATGGGAAAATAGAAGTGATTGAAATCATGACTGACCGAGGCAGTGGCAAAAAGAGAGGCTTTGCTTTTGTAACCTTTGACGACCATGACTCTGTAGACAAGATTGTCA TTCAGAAATACCATACTGTGAATGGCCACAACTGTGAAGTAAGGAAAGCTCTGTCTAAGCAAGAGATGGCTAGTGCTTCGTCCAGCCAAAGAG GTCGAAGTGGTTCTGGAAACTTCGGAGGTGGTCGTGGAGGTGGTTTTGGTGGAAACGACAACTTTGGACGTGGAGGAAACTTCAGTGGGCGAG GTGGCTTTGGTGGCAGCCGTGGTGGCGGTGGATATGGTGGCAGTGGAGATGGCTATAATGGATTTGGTAATGATG GTGGTTATGGAGGAGGCGGCCCTGGTTACTCTGGAGGAAGCAGAGGCTATGGAAGTGGTGGACAGGGTTATGGAAACCAGGGCAGTGGCTATGGCGGGAGTGGCAGCTATGACAGCTATAACAAcggaggaggcggaggcggcTTTGGCGGTGGTAGTG GAAGCAATTTTGGAGGTGGTGGAAGCTACAATGATTTTGGCAATTACAACAATCAATCTTCAAATTTTGGGCCTATGAAAGGAGGAAACTTTGGAGGCAGAAGCTCTGGCCCTTATGGTGGTGGAGGTCAATATTTTGCCAAACCACGAAACCAAG GTGGCTATGGCGgttccagcagcagcagtagctaCGGCAGTGGCAGAAGGTTTTAA